In Tsuneonella dongtanensis, a single window of DNA contains:
- a CDS encoding polysaccharide lyase 6 family protein, producing METSLIAGLLVASAPLSAEDFLVHSQAEYAAAASKVRAGDAIVLANGEWRDFEIVLSGRGTVERPIALRAQSAGKVVLTGRSNLRIGGQFIVVSDLVFRDGYSPTGEVLSYRTSKDDPAHDSRMTGIVIDGFSKPGRYDDDYWISMYGRNNRFDHGYVAGKTNKGVTLAVRLDSEGSRQNGHRIDHNYFGKRPVLGSNGGETIRVGTSQFSMHDSGTVIENNYFEECDGEVEIVSIKAGRNVVRENVFDASQGAVTLRHGDGNLVERNVFLGRGKPHTGGIRVINRDQTVRGNYMEGLRGTGFASALAVMNGVPDSPVHRYVQVTNAVIEYNSIFDSTRIALAAGADAERSAPPTASLVENNLLSGEGDGLFVTVDDDVSGIAFAGNVVLAGSAAAAVPQLDRRKVALERAENGLLYPVGKETPNLGAPRDLKPVTRAEVGPGWYPKPVPAVEETSRTVRVSAGPAALERAISNAQPGDVIELAPGRYFVEKTLVVDRDVSVVGAAGPNDAVIAFARPSLFEIADGVALRLANLAITGDEAPDNVGNAVIRTSATPMRGNFTLELDRVAVRDLNVNRAFDVVVVGKSAFADSIVVRNSSFSNITGAVIRADAESDDFGQYGVEFVTVAKSNFSNVGGGVAVLYRGGRDESTFGPHFAMTGSQISGSGKAGADQPSVHLHGVQESRISGNTFSASGPVRVVHTVGVPDTVITGNTFDTAAPIEVIELEHRGAPRADTSGNLLPTDGRK from the coding sequence GTGGAGACGTCTCTCATTGCAGGCTTGCTGGTCGCCTCCGCTCCCTTAAGCGCCGAAGACTTCCTCGTTCATTCGCAGGCAGAGTATGCCGCCGCTGCAAGCAAGGTTCGCGCAGGCGATGCGATCGTGTTGGCGAATGGCGAATGGCGCGACTTCGAGATCGTTCTGTCCGGTCGCGGCACCGTGGAACGCCCGATCGCCCTTCGCGCCCAATCGGCCGGGAAAGTCGTCCTGACGGGCCGGTCCAACCTGCGGATCGGCGGGCAGTTCATCGTCGTCTCCGATCTCGTTTTCCGCGACGGTTACAGTCCGACGGGCGAGGTGTTGTCGTACCGCACCAGCAAGGACGATCCGGCGCACGACAGCCGGATGACCGGGATCGTTATCGACGGCTTCAGCAAGCCCGGTCGATACGACGATGACTACTGGATCAGCATGTATGGCCGGAACAACCGGTTCGACCACGGCTATGTTGCCGGCAAGACCAACAAGGGCGTGACGCTCGCGGTTCGCCTCGACAGCGAAGGCAGTCGGCAGAACGGTCATCGCATCGACCACAACTACTTCGGCAAGCGGCCGGTGCTGGGATCGAACGGCGGCGAAACGATCCGGGTGGGGACCAGCCAGTTCTCGATGCACGATTCCGGCACGGTGATCGAAAACAACTACTTCGAGGAATGCGACGGAGAGGTCGAGATCGTCTCGATCAAGGCGGGCCGCAACGTGGTGCGGGAGAACGTCTTCGATGCGAGCCAGGGGGCGGTGACGCTGCGCCATGGCGACGGCAACCTGGTCGAGCGCAACGTGTTCCTCGGCCGCGGGAAGCCGCACACCGGGGGCATTCGCGTCATCAACCGCGATCAGACGGTGCGCGGCAACTACATGGAAGGGCTTCGGGGCACCGGGTTCGCCAGTGCGCTGGCGGTCATGAACGGCGTGCCCGATTCCCCCGTCCACCGATACGTCCAGGTCACCAACGCCGTCATCGAGTACAACTCGATCTTCGATTCCACACGGATCGCGCTCGCGGCCGGGGCAGATGCCGAACGGTCGGCACCGCCGACGGCGTCGCTGGTCGAGAACAATTTGCTCTCAGGGGAGGGCGACGGCCTGTTCGTGACCGTGGATGACGACGTTTCCGGCATCGCGTTTGCAGGCAACGTCGTTCTTGCCGGATCAGCTGCCGCCGCGGTGCCCCAACTGGACCGGCGCAAAGTTGCGCTCGAACGGGCGGAGAACGGTTTGCTGTATCCCGTCGGCAAGGAGACACCGAACCTTGGTGCGCCGCGCGACCTGAAGCCGGTGACGCGTGCCGAAGTGGGGCCGGGTTGGTATCCGAAGCCCGTCCCCGCCGTGGAGGAGACGTCTCGCACGGTACGCGTATCGGCGGGCCCGGCAGCGCTGGAGCGCGCGATATCGAACGCGCAACCGGGCGATGTCATCGAACTCGCTCCCGGGCGCTATTTCGTCGAGAAGACCCTGGTTGTGGACCGGGACGTGTCCGTCGTCGGCGCGGCTGGCCCGAACGATGCAGTCATCGCCTTCGCGCGCCCGAGCCTGTTCGAGATCGCGGATGGCGTGGCGCTTCGCCTCGCGAACCTCGCCATCACGGGTGACGAGGCGCCCGACAACGTCGGCAATGCCGTCATCCGCACCAGCGCCACCCCAATGCGCGGCAATTTCACGCTGGAACTGGACCGGGTCGCCGTGCGCGACCTCAATGTGAACCGCGCGTTCGATGTCGTGGTCGTCGGAAAGAGCGCCTTTGCGGATTCGATCGTGGTCCGGAACAGCAGCTTCTCGAACATCACGGGTGCGGTGATCCGGGCTGATGCGGAAAGCGACGATTTCGGTCAGTACGGCGTAGAATTCGTCACCGTTGCGAAGTCGAATTTCAGCAACGTGGGCGGAGGTGTCGCCGTCCTTTATCGGGGCGGCCGCGACGAAAGCACGTTCGGTCCCCATTTCGCGATGACCGGGTCGCAAATCTCAGGCAGCGGGAAGGCAGGAGCAGACCAGCCGTCCGTGCACCTTCACGGCGTCCAGGAATCGCGAATATCGGGCAACACGTTCTCGGCATCCGGGCCGGTCCGCGTCGTCCATACGGTCGGGGTGCCAGACACCGTCATAACGGGCAACACGTTCGACACGGCCGCCCCGATCGAAGTGATCGAACTCGAGCATCGCGGCGCACCGCGGGCCGACACGTCGGGCAACCTCTTGCCCACGGATGGCCGCAAGTGA
- a CDS encoding alginate lyase family protein has protein sequence MILRSAPLALGLALSAIPAAAVAQPVTDAASGTAEQTSLFAAELRDARAFVDGMIGEGVVVPVPKDPGGGYTHEQHKRNYRALQLGGRLYSLTGERKYADYVRDVLLAYAKLYPKLDDHPAKANQHPGRLFWQVLNDAVWLVHAAQGYEAIRDILPQGERRIIDENVFRAAARFLAVDSRATFDRIHNHATWAAAGVGMTGYVLGDQALVDLALRGSDGTGRTGFLRQVDELFSPDGYYAEGPYYQRYALLPFLVFADAIERREPGRRIFERREGVLLKALDTTIQLTYGGCFFPLNDALKDKCLRTDELYEGVAIGYARTKAPGLLSIAQWQGRTVLTAAGQALSMDLADGKARPFPFRTTLLRDGPGGEKGALAVLREGAGFDGSALIAKNTSQGMGHGHFDKLGWQFYDNGNEVVTDYGAARFLNIPAKEGGRYLPENETWAKQTIAHNTLVVDGKSHFGGDPELAERHAPRQLAFVESDRLKLSAAEIDSAYPGVRMQRVLALVRLSDIAEPLVVDVLRSESETAHVYQLPLHFNGHIMRSGFVRTSFTQARPVLGDANGLQHIWIDARGQPKSATDGFLTWLTGDRFYTARWIPQSGATVLIGESGANDPDFNLRREPMVIQQVSAVRSPVFVTVLEPHGRYDGAAERTDESESRVASLSHQRSGQYDLVTVERRDGRKHTLAISWVDDPDRDHTAIIEGRDVVWRGFAALVDNPRENAP, from the coding sequence GTGATCTTGCGCAGCGCACCGCTGGCGCTCGGCCTGGCCCTTTCTGCGATCCCGGCTGCGGCAGTTGCCCAGCCAGTGACCGACGCGGCGAGCGGCACGGCAGAGCAGACTTCGCTGTTCGCCGCAGAGCTTCGCGACGCCCGCGCATTCGTCGACGGGATGATCGGAGAAGGCGTCGTGGTGCCGGTGCCGAAGGATCCCGGCGGTGGCTACACGCACGAACAGCACAAGCGCAATTACCGTGCCCTGCAACTGGGCGGCAGGCTCTATTCGCTGACGGGAGAGCGCAAGTACGCCGACTATGTGCGCGACGTCCTGCTGGCCTATGCAAAGCTGTATCCGAAGCTGGACGACCATCCGGCGAAAGCCAACCAGCACCCGGGGCGCCTGTTCTGGCAAGTGCTGAACGATGCCGTCTGGCTGGTCCATGCAGCGCAGGGATACGAGGCGATCCGCGACATTCTTCCGCAGGGCGAGCGGCGCATCATCGACGAAAACGTCTTCCGCGCCGCGGCACGATTCCTTGCCGTGGACTCTCGTGCGACCTTCGACCGCATCCACAACCATGCGACCTGGGCCGCGGCGGGTGTCGGGATGACGGGTTACGTGCTGGGCGACCAAGCGCTTGTCGACCTTGCCTTGCGCGGGTCGGACGGCACCGGACGCACCGGTTTCCTGCGGCAGGTCGACGAGCTTTTCTCGCCCGACGGATATTACGCTGAAGGTCCGTATTATCAGCGTTACGCGCTCTTGCCGTTCTTGGTTTTCGCTGACGCAATCGAGCGCCGCGAGCCGGGCCGTCGCATTTTCGAACGGCGCGAAGGAGTGCTGCTGAAGGCACTCGATACGACGATCCAGCTGACTTATGGCGGCTGTTTCTTCCCGCTCAACGATGCCCTGAAGGACAAGTGCCTGCGCACCGACGAGCTCTACGAAGGGGTGGCAATCGGCTATGCGCGGACGAAGGCCCCGGGTCTTCTGTCCATTGCCCAATGGCAAGGCCGCACCGTCCTGACGGCGGCAGGGCAAGCCCTTTCCATGGACCTTGCCGATGGCAAGGCACGGCCCTTTCCGTTTCGCACGACACTGCTTCGGGATGGACCGGGCGGCGAGAAGGGCGCGCTGGCCGTGCTGCGTGAGGGGGCGGGCTTCGACGGGTCCGCGCTCATCGCCAAGAACACCTCGCAGGGAATGGGCCACGGCCATTTCGACAAGCTTGGCTGGCAGTTCTACGATAACGGCAACGAGGTCGTGACCGACTACGGCGCCGCTCGCTTCCTGAACATTCCGGCGAAAGAGGGCGGTCGATATCTCCCCGAGAACGAGACCTGGGCGAAGCAGACCATCGCGCACAACACGCTCGTCGTGGACGGTAAAAGTCACTTCGGCGGCGACCCGGAACTGGCCGAACGGCATGCTCCGCGACAGCTGGCTTTCGTCGAAAGCGACCGCCTCAAGCTGAGCGCGGCCGAGATCGACAGCGCCTATCCCGGCGTGAGGATGCAGCGGGTGCTGGCGCTCGTGCGGCTGTCCGACATTGCGGAACCGTTGGTTGTCGACGTGCTGAGGTCAGAGTCGGAAACTGCTCATGTCTATCAGCTGCCGCTGCACTTCAACGGGCACATCATGCGGAGCGGTTTTGTCAGGACGTCGTTCACGCAGGCTCGCCCCGTGCTGGGTGACGCGAATGGCCTGCAGCACATCTGGATCGACGCTCGAGGTCAACCGAAGTCCGCCACGGATGGCTTCCTGACATGGCTGACCGGCGACCGGTTCTACACGGCTCGATGGATTCCCCAATCCGGCGCCACGGTGCTGATCGGCGAAAGCGGCGCGAACGATCCCGACTTCAACCTTCGACGCGAACCGATGGTGATCCAGCAGGTCTCGGCCGTCCGCTCGCCGGTGTTCGTCACCGTCCTCGAACCGCACGGTCGGTACGATGGGGCCGCTGAACGCACCGATGAAAGCGAAAGCCGGGTTGCGTCGCTTTCGCACCAGCGGTCGGGCCAATACGATCTCGTCACCGTCGAGCGCCGAGATGGACGCAAGCACACGCTCGCGATTTCGTGGGTCGACGACCCCGATCGCGATCACACCGCTATCATCGAAGGTCGCGACGTCGTCTGGCGGGGATTCGCGGCGCTGGTTGATAACCCCAGGGAAAACGCGCCATGA
- a CDS encoding MFS transporter, translating into MKPNGKLRWIVVSLVALATVINYVDRGALGFLWPEISEDLGLSKLDYAIILNFFTFAYAFGQTLFGKIFDWIGTRLGFVLSIAVWSAATMLHAVATGLAGFAFFRTLLGLSEAGNWPGATKANAEWFPIDERALAQGIFNSGAAIGGIVSAPVVAYLFVFLGSWQATFVAIGLLGFLWLVPWLIVYKSGPEAHPWISAEERHYILTGQRHHAATDDAPAYAPGAREILSRKESWGVILASFFLDPIWWLFVGWLPLYLSETYGFGVTEIGLYAWVPYVGAMLGAWAGGLLARNRIGAGWSVDRTRKMVIALGGVIMLVSLLLTIKAATPTAAVLLMAAILFGFQVSVGNIQTLPSDFYGGASVATLAGFAGTAAKLAVVGLNFLIPVITVQSYAPAFAVGAGLAIASVASIYLLCPSIRPLHPRA; encoded by the coding sequence ATGAAACCGAACGGAAAGCTGCGCTGGATCGTCGTTTCCCTTGTCGCACTGGCAACGGTGATCAACTACGTCGACCGCGGCGCGCTGGGATTTCTCTGGCCCGAAATCTCCGAAGACCTTGGGCTGTCGAAGCTCGACTACGCGATCATCCTGAACTTCTTCACGTTCGCATATGCATTCGGGCAAACCCTGTTCGGCAAGATTTTCGACTGGATCGGTACGCGCCTCGGCTTCGTGCTGTCGATTGCGGTCTGGTCGGCGGCAACGATGCTCCATGCCGTTGCGACCGGGCTGGCAGGCTTCGCCTTTTTCCGCACGCTGCTGGGTCTCTCGGAAGCGGGGAACTGGCCCGGTGCAACCAAGGCCAATGCAGAGTGGTTCCCGATCGACGAGCGCGCTCTGGCGCAGGGCATATTCAACTCCGGCGCGGCGATCGGCGGGATCGTTTCGGCTCCGGTGGTGGCCTACCTGTTCGTCTTTCTCGGGTCGTGGCAGGCGACCTTTGTCGCGATCGGTCTGCTGGGCTTCCTCTGGTTGGTGCCGTGGCTGATCGTCTACAAGTCCGGGCCTGAGGCGCACCCCTGGATCTCCGCTGAAGAACGCCACTACATACTGACCGGGCAACGCCACCATGCCGCGACGGACGATGCGCCGGCCTATGCGCCCGGCGCGCGGGAAATCCTGTCGCGCAAGGAGAGCTGGGGTGTGATCCTCGCCTCGTTCTTCCTGGACCCGATCTGGTGGCTCTTCGTCGGCTGGCTGCCGCTATACCTCTCGGAAACATACGGCTTCGGGGTGACCGAAATCGGACTCTACGCCTGGGTGCCCTATGTGGGCGCGATGCTTGGGGCGTGGGCGGGCGGCCTGCTGGCGCGCAACCGGATCGGAGCGGGCTGGTCTGTAGACCGCACACGCAAGATGGTGATCGCGCTCGGCGGGGTGATCATGCTTGTGTCGCTCCTGCTGACGATCAAGGCGGCGACGCCGACGGCGGCGGTGCTGCTGATGGCGGCAATCCTCTTCGGGTTCCAGGTTTCGGTCGGCAACATCCAGACCTTGCCCAGCGACTTCTACGGCGGGGCGTCGGTGGCGACCCTGGCGGGTTTTGCGGGGACCGCAGCCAAGCTGGCGGTCGTCGGGCTCAACTTCCTGATTCCGGTCATCACAGTCCAGAGCTATGCGCCCGCATTCGCGGTGGGGGCGGGGCTCGCCATCGCGTCGGTCGCTTCAATCTACCTTCTGTGCCCCTCAATCCGACCTCTTCATCCGCGCGCGTGA
- a CDS encoding SDR family NAD(P)-dependent oxidoreductase, giving the protein MGRLTNKVAIVTGGSRDIGRAVSVALAREGAAVVVNYLHDEDAASDTVADIVGAGGTAKAVRGDMTLPTDVDSLVAEARSEYGETIHILVNVTGGMVERRTLERMDLDFLEHVMRLNLTSTFLATKAVVPHMPAGGAIVNFASQAGRDGGGPGASAYATSKAAVMTFTRAMAKELGPQGIRVNALCPGMIATTFHDTFTKDEVRANVAAATPLRRQGDAREPADAVVFLASDESSFITGANVDINGGMFFS; this is encoded by the coding sequence ATGGGAAGACTGACGAACAAGGTGGCGATCGTGACGGGGGGCAGCCGCGACATCGGGCGGGCTGTTTCCGTGGCCCTGGCTCGCGAAGGTGCAGCGGTCGTCGTGAACTATCTCCATGACGAGGATGCCGCCAGCGACACCGTGGCGGATATCGTAGGCGCCGGGGGAACTGCGAAGGCGGTGCGGGGCGACATGACCTTGCCCACGGACGTCGATAGCCTGGTTGCAGAAGCCCGGTCTGAATATGGCGAGACGATTCATATCCTCGTCAACGTGACCGGCGGGATGGTCGAGCGGCGAACTCTCGAGCGGATGGATCTCGATTTTCTCGAGCACGTCATGCGGCTCAACCTGACGTCGACGTTCCTCGCAACGAAGGCGGTCGTGCCGCACATGCCCGCTGGCGGGGCGATCGTAAATTTCGCTTCGCAGGCCGGCCGCGATGGAGGTGGTCCGGGAGCTTCGGCTTATGCCACCAGCAAGGCGGCCGTGATGACCTTTACCCGGGCCATGGCCAAGGAGCTCGGGCCGCAAGGCATCCGCGTGAACGCACTGTGCCCGGGCATGATCGCCACCACCTTCCACGACACCTTCACCAAGGACGAAGTTCGCGCGAACGTGGCGGCCGCTACTCCACTCCGTCGGCAGGGAGATGCGCGTGAGCCGGCGGATGCAGTCGTTTTCCTCGCCAGCGACGAGTCGTCGTTCATCACCGGGGCGAACGTCGACATCAACGGCGGAATGTTCTTTTCGTAG
- a CDS encoding beta-ketoacyl synthase N-terminal-like domain-containing protein, with the protein MTVAFLYDAVRSPRGKARPDGGLAELKPETLVGVLVDSLRERTNKAMAEPGALLLGCVTQAGAQGGHIALASKLAANLPDTCAAHTINNYCASGLSAIGHAIAKVASGQERSVVAGGVEMMSHAPFLSDRAEFYTSVDQPPSRRFVPPVLAADRLAHTLGIGRAELDAAALVSQQRAAASDADPVLQASRIPAGSLTGEECTRPGTTAKALAAMPSAFAALQTEYAEALGGNRFDPLHTLAHAPPVCDGAGLALVGAANLGPAPRARVLAYAESGGDPAASLTAGLAAMDKALVQAGLSLAEIDRIEFMEAFAVTIARFLRDFPVEPERVNVSGGHLAKGHPMGATGAILTSTLLDVLDACDGRLGLVVATGAMGVGAAIVVERI; encoded by the coding sequence GTGACTGTTGCCTTTCTTTACGACGCTGTCCGGAGCCCGCGCGGCAAGGCACGCCCTGATGGCGGGCTGGCGGAACTGAAGCCTGAAACTCTTGTCGGCGTCCTCGTCGATTCGCTTCGCGAGCGTACGAACAAAGCGATGGCCGAACCCGGCGCGTTGCTGCTCGGCTGCGTGACCCAGGCGGGCGCGCAAGGAGGGCACATTGCGCTGGCATCCAAGCTCGCGGCGAACCTACCCGACACTTGCGCGGCGCATACGATCAACAACTACTGCGCGTCCGGGCTGAGCGCGATCGGCCACGCGATCGCCAAGGTGGCATCGGGACAGGAGCGTTCGGTCGTCGCCGGGGGCGTCGAGATGATGAGCCACGCTCCGTTCCTGAGCGACCGAGCCGAATTCTATACGTCTGTCGATCAGCCGCCTTCTCGGCGCTTCGTTCCACCGGTGCTGGCCGCCGACCGCCTCGCACATACGCTGGGGATCGGCCGGGCCGAGCTCGACGCCGCTGCGCTCGTCTCACAACAGCGCGCCGCCGCGAGCGACGCAGACCCGGTGCTGCAGGCGTCGCGCATCCCTGCTGGATCGCTGACGGGGGAGGAATGCACCCGTCCGGGCACGACCGCCAAAGCGCTCGCCGCCATGCCGTCCGCGTTCGCCGCGCTGCAAACCGAGTATGCCGAGGCGCTGGGGGGCAATCGGTTCGATCCGCTGCATACCCTCGCCCACGCACCGCCTGTCTGCGACGGCGCCGGACTTGCGCTTGTTGGAGCCGCAAACCTCGGTCCCGCACCCCGTGCCCGCGTCCTCGCCTATGCGGAAAGCGGCGGCGACCCGGCCGCATCGCTGACCGCCGGGCTGGCGGCGATGGACAAGGCGCTTGTTCAAGCTGGCCTCTCGCTTGCGGAAATCGACCGCATCGAGTTCATGGAAGCCTTCGCCGTCACGATCGCAAGGTTCCTGAGGGATTTCCCGGTCGAACCCGAGCGCGTCAACGTGAGCGGCGGGCACCTCGCCAAGGGGCATCCGATGGGCGCGACCGGCGCAATCCTGACGTCAACCCTGCTGGACGTTCTCGATGCTTGCGATGGAAGGCTGGGCCTGGTCGTCGCAACCGGCGCCATGGGCGTCGGCGCGGCGATCGTCGTCGAGAGGATCTAG
- a CDS encoding acetyl-CoA acetyltransferase, with the protein MAREVFILGGAQTDFARNLEREGGGMFELFRDVAEAAFAATGIEPHEVETAHVGNFVGELFAGQGQLGGFFGHVHPDLAGIPTSRHEAACASGSIAILAASAEIEAGRYDLALVLGIELMRNVPGQRAAEYLGAAAWAGREAQEARYLWPHMFSNVAAEYEERFGLDRAHLRGISEIAFANAKRNPNSQTRKWAITPDHLGDDDTLNPPIEGSLRKADCGQVTDGAAAIFLASKEVAEAYAKRRGIALDSIPRIKGWGHSTAPLLYSTKVSGSRGQPYVFPTVRKAMMDALGRAGMADIYACDGVEVHDCFSITEYMAIDHFGITPPGESWRAVEDGTIALGGRLPVNPSGGLIGLGHPVGATGVRMTLDAWRQVTGNAGDYQVEGARNFATFNVGGSATTSVSFVVGV; encoded by the coding sequence ATGGCCCGAGAGGTGTTCATCCTGGGCGGCGCCCAGACCGATTTCGCCCGTAATCTCGAGCGCGAGGGCGGCGGCATGTTCGAACTGTTTCGCGACGTCGCGGAAGCCGCGTTCGCAGCGACCGGGATCGAGCCGCACGAGGTCGAGACCGCGCACGTCGGCAACTTCGTCGGCGAACTGTTCGCCGGACAGGGCCAGCTCGGCGGCTTCTTCGGCCATGTCCACCCCGACCTGGCGGGCATCCCGACTTCCCGTCACGAAGCCGCCTGCGCTTCGGGCAGCATCGCCATCCTTGCCGCCAGCGCCGAGATTGAAGCGGGCCGGTATGACCTGGCGCTCGTCCTCGGCATCGAGCTGATGCGCAACGTGCCGGGGCAACGCGCGGCCGAGTACCTGGGTGCCGCTGCCTGGGCCGGCCGCGAGGCGCAGGAGGCCCGGTACCTCTGGCCGCACATGTTCTCCAACGTCGCCGCGGAATACGAGGAGCGCTTCGGGCTCGACCGTGCCCACTTGCGCGGGATTTCGGAGATCGCCTTCGCCAACGCAAAGCGCAATCCCAACTCGCAGACGCGCAAGTGGGCAATCACGCCCGACCACCTCGGCGACGACGACACGCTCAACCCGCCCATCGAGGGGAGCCTGCGCAAGGCCGACTGCGGCCAGGTGACCGATGGTGCGGCGGCCATCTTCCTCGCCTCTAAGGAAGTGGCCGAAGCCTATGCGAAGCGGCGCGGCATCGCGCTCGACAGCATTCCACGGATCAAGGGATGGGGCCATTCCACCGCGCCGCTGCTCTACTCGACCAAGGTAAGCGGAAGCCGGGGCCAACCCTATGTGTTCCCCACCGTGCGCAAGGCGATGATGGATGCACTCGGCCGGGCCGGAATGGCCGACATTTACGCTTGCGACGGCGTCGAGGTGCACGACTGCTTCTCGATTACCGAGTACATGGCCATCGATCATTTCGGCATTACTCCCCCCGGCGAGAGCTGGCGCGCGGTCGAGGACGGCACCATCGCGCTTGGCGGCCGGTTACCGGTCAACCCGTCGGGCGGCCTCATCGGGCTCGGCCATCCGGTAGGCGCGACGGGCGTACGCATGACGCTCGATGCATGGCGCCAAGTGACCGGGAACGCCGGCGACTACCAGGTCGAAGGAGCGAGGAACTTCGCCACCTTCAATGTCGGCGGCAGCGCCACGACTTCGGTGAGCTTCGTCGTCGGCGTCTGA
- a CDS encoding class I adenylate-forming enzyme family protein — MIVSPEARRRAYREAGWWGDKTLADLFFANAAAHPERVALVDAPNRGDFAFGDARRMTYAELAAEVERLAGALLEAGIGKDDVVVIQLPNISEFVALYFACATIGAIVSPVAIQYRSHELSTMFGIVEPRAFVCGTQAKGMDHVGVARPLLGDAMLMTVGPDAPPDAIDLSAAQAVPGRLEAHRAANLVDADDVFTICWTSGTTGVPKGVPRSHNHWVGIAPGTYVTARLEDGDVLLNPFPLINMASIGGVTMSWLRIAGTMVLHHPFDPQVYLAQIATERPSFTIAPPAVLTMLLQNEALLAQVDLSSLRTIGSGSAPLAPAMVAGFQERLGIPVINIFGSNEGMSLITGPDDVPDPVERASFFPRLLNLPPYYRDEPQVIMESRLVPPEGGDPITAEGIPGELQIRGPAVFDGYWRAPEQTAAALTEDGYFRTGDLFQIEQAGRFLRFVGRCKDLIIRGGVNISPEEIDQLLGGHPSLAEACVFALPDPVMGERIGVAAVPRPGTDVTLDEVTDYLRSHDLAVFKLPERLFVMGSLPRNVTNKVMRSEVRAMALATIEEEA, encoded by the coding sequence ATGATCGTGTCGCCGGAAGCCAGGCGCCGGGCATACCGCGAAGCCGGATGGTGGGGGGACAAGACCCTCGCCGACCTGTTCTTCGCCAACGCGGCGGCGCATCCAGAGCGGGTGGCACTTGTGGACGCGCCCAACCGAGGCGACTTCGCCTTCGGGGACGCGCGGCGGATGACTTATGCCGAACTCGCGGCGGAGGTGGAGCGACTGGCCGGGGCGCTGCTCGAAGCCGGCATCGGCAAGGACGACGTGGTGGTCATCCAGCTGCCCAATATCAGCGAATTCGTCGCACTCTACTTCGCATGCGCCACCATCGGCGCGATCGTCAGCCCCGTTGCCATCCAGTACCGCAGCCACGAGCTGTCGACGATGTTCGGTATCGTCGAGCCGAGGGCCTTCGTCTGCGGGACCCAGGCGAAGGGCATGGACCACGTCGGCGTCGCGCGGCCTCTGCTCGGTGATGCCATGCTGATGACGGTCGGCCCCGACGCGCCGCCGGATGCGATCGACTTGTCCGCGGCACAGGCCGTTCCCGGTCGGCTGGAGGCCCACCGCGCTGCGAACCTGGTCGACGCGGACGACGTCTTCACGATTTGCTGGACCTCGGGCACGACCGGCGTCCCCAAGGGCGTTCCGCGCAGCCACAATCACTGGGTCGGCATCGCTCCCGGCACGTACGTCACCGCGCGGCTCGAGGATGGCGACGTGCTGCTCAACCCCTTCCCCCTGATCAACATGGCGTCGATCGGCGGGGTAACGATGAGCTGGCTCCGGATTGCAGGCACGATGGTCCTCCACCACCCGTTCGATCCGCAAGTTTACCTCGCCCAGATAGCGACCGAGCGGCCATCCTTCACCATCGCGCCGCCTGCAGTCTTGACGATGCTTCTGCAGAACGAGGCTCTGCTGGCCCAGGTCGACCTGTCGAGCCTGCGCACGATCGGATCGGGCTCGGCACCGCTCGCCCCGGCGATGGTCGCCGGCTTTCAGGAGCGGCTGGGCATTCCGGTCATCAACATCTTCGGATCGAACGAGGGCATGTCGCTGATTACCGGACCCGACGACGTGCCCGACCCCGTCGAACGGGCGAGCTTCTTCCCTCGGTTGCTGAACCTGCCGCCGTACTATCGCGACGAACCGCAGGTGATCATGGAGTCGCGCCTCGTACCACCCGAGGGCGGGGACCCGATCACGGCAGAGGGTATTCCGGGCGAGCTGCAAATCCGCGGACCCGCCGTATTCGACGGCTACTGGCGCGCGCCCGAACAGACCGCCGCAGCTCTCACCGAGGACGGCTATTTCCGGACCGGCGACCTGTTCCAGATCGAACAAGCCGGCCGCTTCCTGCGCTTTGTTGGCCGGTGCAAGGACCTGATCATCCGCGGCGGCGTCAACATCTCGCCGGAGGAGATCGACCAACTGCTCGGCGGGCACCCTTCTCTGGCGGAAGCGTGTGTTTTCGCGCTGCCCGACCCGGTCATGGGCGAGCGCATCGGCGTCGCCGCCGTCCCCCGCCCCGGCACCGACGTCACCCTCGACGAGGTGACCGACTATCTGCGGTCGCACGACCTGGCGGTTTTCAAGTTGCCCGAGCGGCTCTTCGTGATGGGCAGCCTGCCCCGCAACGTGACCAACAAGGTGATGCGCAGCGAAGTGCGTGCAATGGCGCTTGCCACGATCGAGGAGGAGGCCTGA